CCGTCGCGGCACCGCCGGAACCCCCCGGCCGGCCGCCACCGCCCCCGGCCATCGTGAGACCACCGCCGGAACGCCCAGACCACTCGCCGCCGGCCCCCTCGGCCATCGTGAGACCGCCTCCGGCGGCGGCGCCTCCTGCAGGGAGACCACCGGCGCGCGCCGACCGTCCGCCGCTGGAGCGACCCGGGCGCTCCGCGTCCCGGACGCCCGTACCGCGCCCGGCGACCCCGGGACGCCGGCCGGCCGAGAGACCGCCGTCGGTGCCCCGTCCGGCCGCGCCGTCGCCCTCGGAACACGCGAAGGCCGTGAAGGCGAGGTCGGCGCCGAGGATCGGGGTGATGCCGGCGGCGCGGCAGGCCACGACGTGCTTGACCGCCCCGTACAGGCCGTCGCGGTCGGTCAGCGCCAGCAGGTCCATCCCCAGCTCGACGGCGCGCTCGGCGAGGGCGCGCGGCGGGGCGACGCCGTACCTCAGGGAGAACGACGACGCGACGTGGAGATGCGGAACGATGCCCACCTCAGTCCCAGATCCGGGAGAGCGTCCAGGCGTTGCCATCGGGCTCGTGGCGGAGCTCGTACACCGCGACCTCCCCGTCGGGGGACGCCTCAACCCTCCAGAACTCCCGTTCGCCGGGGTTCTCCCAGGAGGGGTCGCCGGTGCGCTGCTCGCGCCACCAGTCCCGCGTGGTGACCCAGTGCTCCAGCACCCGCCGCACTCGGTGGACGCGCCCGCGCCACACGAACTTGACCGGCCTGCCGCCGGTCACCGTGACCTCGATCGGCTCCCCGAAAAAGCGCGCCATTCCGCTTCCCCCGCCTTCGAGGCCGCGCCCGCCGACACCCGGGTCCGGGGCGTCTCACCTGCGCGGCCTCATAGATCTCCACGAGCGCCGCGCGGGGGAAGGCGCGCGACACTCTTCGAACATACGTTCGGTGGCAGTCTAGGAAGCCCGCACTCGGGGTGGCAAACGCGAAGCCCGTCCCACAACCGGGACAAAGGGAGGGTAAAGGGGTGTGTCAGGGCCCGATCAGCCCAACAGGCGGGCGATCTGGTCCGCGGCGTGGGCGGGCTGCGTGACATCGCCCATACCGCCGCCGGCCCACAGGTAGTACCAGCCGTCGTTCACCGGCATGGCGACCACCATCACCTGCCGCCGGGACACCGGGTTGGCCACGTGCAGCACGGACTCGCCCGGCCCGGCCAGCCGCCAGCTCAGCCCGCGGCCCTCGATCTCGTACGCCAGCGCGGCGAGATGATGCCGCCGCGCGTCGCCGATCTCCCGCGACCCGACCACCGTCATCGCCGCTCGGCCGTCTCGCCGGCCTGAGCAGCCGACCTCCACTGGCGCACTGCGGCACACGGTGACATTCGGCAACCCCGCCTCAAGGATGACCCGCTCAATCCCGGTCCAGTCGATCAACCGGTTCCTCATTGGACAATAGCGGGTTCGATCACGTGTTTTCGTCGTAACGAGGACGCCCGCGCCACCATGCCGGTTCCCCGCCGGTTCAGGCCGCCCCGGTAGGCACCGGACGAAGCGGGGCCGAACGGGAGAACCCTCCCTTCCGGAACCGCCCCGTCCACCGGGTCGGCCGTTCCCCTCGACGCTACCGGCCGGGCTCGGGCAGGTAACCCCGAATCCACCGCTCCAGCTCGCCGAACACCTGGTCGCGGGCCCTCTTGGCGGACAGCACCAGGTCGTGCAGCCCACCGTCGATCCGCACCAGCGTGACGTGCGGACCGAGCCGGGGCGCCCAGCGGGCCATGTGCTCCACGTCCAGCACGGCGTCGGCGTTGGAGAGGTCGGCGACCCCCGGCCGACGCCTCACGCTCTGGGTCGACGCCATCACCAGCACCGGCACGTCGATCGCCAGCCCGGCGCGCAGCCTGGCCTGGCCCCGTCGGATCGCCGCCAGCCACGCCGCCCGCACCCCGAAGCCGGTCGGCGGCTTCCACCGCAGGTCGAACTCCCACTCGCCCTCGTGGTCGCGGTGCAGGCTGCGGGCGTACCGGCCGGACGTGGGGGCGGGCAGCTTCGCCTTGGGCCGCACCCCGCGCAGCGCCCGGGCCAGCACGTCCCCGGCGATCCGCAGCGGCGCGGGCTCGTTGATGTCCAGGAACGGGCTGTTGAGGAACAGCCCGTCGACCAGGCCCCGGCCCTTCACCCGGTCGGCCCACAGCGCGGTGGTCAGCCCGCCGGTGGAGTGCGCGTTGACCAGCAGCACGTCATGGCCGTCGTCCTCCCGGATGATCCGGACGGCCTCGTCGATCTCCGCGAAGTACTCGGTCAGGCTCTCCACATAGTTGGGCGTCTGGTGGGACAGCAGCGACCGCCCGTACTTGCGCAGGTCGAGCGCGTAGAAGTCGAACCCCAGGTCCACATAGAAGTCGGCCAGGTGCTTCTGGAAGAAGTAGTCGACGAAGCCGTGCACGTACAGCACCGCCCGCCGGGACGGATCGGTGGCCCTCCGCCGTACGAGGGTCGCCACGACCTCGCCCTCGGAGTCCTCCCCCATCGGCAGCACGATCGCCTCATACCCCGGGCCCAGCACGTCCACGGTCACGTCCATGGCCTCTCCTTCCGCAGCGTGCTCGCCAGCGTAGCCAGGACGCGATCACTCCTTGACGACGGCGACCGGGAAGGAGTCGGAACCGGTGCCGTCCTCGGCGACGAGGACGTAGCGGTCACCGTGGG
The DNA window shown above is from Thermomonospora umbrina and carries:
- a CDS encoding alpha/beta hydrolase, whose product is MDVTVDVLGPGYEAIVLPMGEDSEGEVVATLVRRRATDPSRRAVLYVHGFVDYFFQKHLADFYVDLGFDFYALDLRKYGRSLLSHQTPNYVESLTEYFAEIDEAVRIIREDDGHDVLLVNAHSTGGLTTALWADRVKGRGLVDGLFLNSPFLDINEPAPLRIAGDVLARALRGVRPKAKLPAPTSGRYARSLHRDHEGEWEFDLRWKPPTGFGVRAAWLAAIRRGQARLRAGLAIDVPVLVMASTQSVRRRPGVADLSNADAVLDVEHMARWAPRLGPHVTLVRIDGGLHDLVLSAKRARDQVFGELERWIRGYLPEPGR
- a CDS encoding DUF6504 family protein, which codes for MARFFGEPIEVTVTGGRPVKFVWRGRVHRVRRVLEHWVTTRDWWREQRTGDPSWENPGEREFWRVEASPDGEVAVYELRHEPDGNAWTLSRIWD